The following are encoded together in the Choristoneura fumiferana chromosome 4, NRCan_CFum_1, whole genome shotgun sequence genome:
- the LOC141427086 gene encoding uncharacterized protein, whose translation MKCAVAIVLALVGAVAANPVSWGGLGSVVIPGGGVSLSSSIINHGLSIPVVKPIISAPIITAPIIRTPIIPAPVIRAPVITSLGWGGLGWGGLGGLGGLGYGWGGLSGWSGKGWH comes from the exons ATGAAGTGCGCG GTGGCAATAGTCCTGGCTCTGGTTGGTGCGGTGGCAGCGAACCCCGTGTCCTGGGGTGGCCTCG GCTCCGTAGTGATCCCTGGTGGCGGCGTTTCCCTCAGCTCTAGTATCATCAACCACGGCCTGTCCATCCCGGTGGTCAAGCCAATCATCTCCGCGCCCATCATCACCGCCCCGATCATCAGGACCCCCATCATCCCGGCCCCGGTCATCCGCGCCCCCGTCATCACCTCCTTGGGCTGGGGTGGTCTGGGCTGGGGCGGCCTTGGCGGCCTCGGTGGCCTGGGCTACGGGTGGGGCGGGCTTTCGGGCTGGTCCGGCAAAGGCTGGCATTGA